In Syngnathus scovelli strain Florida chromosome 10, RoL_Ssco_1.2, whole genome shotgun sequence, the following are encoded in one genomic region:
- the srd5a3 gene encoding polyprenol reductase produces MTWSVLGFSLIDFVWLILSLSFFAALCVHKIVKRLPSRYQRCCLNVLFQDLVRYGKTKQNLKRDNWLCIFDVPKRWFWHFYATSLVWNGLLLAFSLSVTLRQLYPKCLSDLVNVLSGSSHTEHQAPHLSTVLLQLLLLSHSLRRLAECLCVSVFSDGVIHLLQYVFGLAYYLLLGLTVLCSDCQTKGNGPLFSQLEWCHAVGVALFIPASLLQHQSMVLLAGLRTGKSGRVETLAHRMPKGGGFELVSCPHYLAELLVYISLSLVAGGLSLTWWLVVLYVFFNQALAALLCHDHYVDKYPSYPAHRKAFIPFLM; encoded by the exons ATGACTTGGAGCGTTTTAGGCTTCAGTCTGATAGATTTCGTGTGGCTTATTttgtctctttctttttttgcggCACTGTGTGTTCACAAGATAGTAAAGCGCTTGCCCTCGAGATACCAAAGGTGTTGTCTCAATGTGCTTTTCCAGGATCTGGTCCGATACGGGAAAACCAAACAGAATCTAAAACGCGACAACTGGTTGTGCATTTTTGATGTGCCAAAGAG ATGGTTCTGGCACTTCTACGCCACCTCTCTGGTTTGGAATGGTCTCCTTTTGGCTTTCAGCCTCAGCGTGACACTAAGACAATTATATCCAAAATGCCTGTCGGACTTGGTAAATGTTCTATCTGGTTCATCACATACAGAACACCAAG CTCCCCATTTGAGCACGGTGctcctgcagctgctgctgttatCACATTCCCTCCGAAGGCTTGCTGAATGTCTCTGCGTCAGCGTCTTCTCCGACGGCGTCATCCACCTGCTGCAGTACGTCTTCGGCCTGGCCTACTACCTCCTGCTGGGGCTGACTGTGCTCTGCTCGGACTGTCAAACAAAAG gAAATGGGCCTCTCTTTTCCCAACTGGAGTGGTGTCACGCTGTTGGGGTTGCACTTTTCATTCCGGCCTCTTTACTGCAGCATCAGTCCATGGTGCTTTTGGCTGGACTCCGCACTGGAAAGTCAG GACGAGTGGAGACACTAGCTCACCGGATGCCAAAAGGCGGCGGCTTTGAGCTGGTGTCGTGCCCACACTACTTGGCCGAGCTGCTCGTGTACATCTCGCTGAGTTTGGTGGCCGGCGGTCTTTCGCTCACGTGGTGGCTGGTGGTCCTGTACGTATTCTTCAACCAGGCGCTGGCCGCACTGCTCTGCCACGACCACTACGTCGATAAATACCCGTCCTACCCAGCCCATAGAAAAGCATTTATACCTTTTTTGATgtga
- the cep135 gene encoding centrosomal protein of 135 kDa, translating into MESSAERKFINLRRRLDQLGYRHPLGIENLPLVEKLFSDLVHTTESLRNAKLSEKASQNCDALLEPYRADNARLVRENNQLHQEVLKLKEEMEHISRDLKNHVRKLDHDMCDLKFLNNQYAHKIRCLEKDGKAKAERILQLQEKNLQAVVQTPGGKKHRIAFRRQRMQTDELIPPPVTSRYPAAQPDDPYLADLLQLADNRIVELQNEVTKVKSELDESHECIQVLNNQVGDRDQEIERLNRALHGGRPHDVVSLETQKVNDEKLIAHLNHQIEFLQESNMTLEQKVKGLQDNSSSKVADLSLKNFELCQELTHIDDLAKRMEMDKERALEMADVELRDHKEVIKKQQEAIDDLEKKLKKITAELSERDCEKASLEDQLMELQRQKETLEGTLDFLEAESVRLQDKMDKMMAADKDMVLELEALRAKHGVCGREGSPSRLDAFVKSLEEERDRYRQEAERCRQVSRASSPIRSPLRSRSPVGKGGGSDMLKERDFLKAALQDVEERMEDIQTNVKALTAERDHFKLMYYQAQEELQDACQRSSTSDDVLNLKEELRLAESKILQVKAERDLLMEEFKVGQTSSLPNGHGQEKRILDMQNGIHILEQENLDLRSQLFALKESKRDMEQKLDVQSSALLQSTEEVAQHRKTASALRLQEEQMQFSLSDLQHKLSIKTSELHAAQEQMEIQNENLAMLRQQVSKYKQEAERLQFSFSSLDKEKDDLQDEVDQKAEKLVSLQEELENKAKTLEDVRLRVTTMEKSVAQLQGALNSREREIARLKKQLDETQMVLGGVQKTNELTAKENKRLREDLTIMTRENQTVHEEMDATLRERDELKLRVHSYISAVARVEKQLKAKDQEKLDLLDRYRTAHLDVEERKHRLQQIEAITNSIRLELLSSEAERQHLHGIVSHKELEIQQYVQALEAYESKVSTLAQTMARLEEELHKAQEEKAGLTSDLASVRELCVKLDTDKELTARSLTTKSMELERVNEELEDVRSEAELLKKQLASERLATQSVEKLLSTNRQKEIQTHLTASEKESELKVLRDRLTLADKKNVEHAREVSNLRTKVSQLQTEMDVLNRQLTSERFERERAIQEMRRQGLSISPLRSASSLNVSTGSQRTSINSSTPQSDN; encoded by the exons ATGGAGAGCAGCGCGGAGAGGAAATTTATCAACTTGAGGAGGCGTCTGGACCAGCTGGGCTATAGGCATCCTCTGGGGATTGAAAACCTGCCTCTCGTCGAGAAGCTTTTCAG TGATCTGGTCCATACGACAGAAAGCCTGCGCAATGCAAAACTCTCAGAAAAAGCGAGCCAAAACTGTGACGCCCTCCTGGAGCCCTACAGAGCCGATAATGCGAGGCTGGTCAGGGAAAACAACCAGCTTCACCAGGAGGTCCTCAAGTTGAAGGAGGAAATGGAGCATATATCTAGAG atTTAAAAAACCATGTCAGAAAACTAGACCATGACATGTGCGACCTGAAGTTCTTGAACAATCAGTACGCGCACAAGATCCGCTGCCTGGAGAAGGACGGCAAAGCCAAAGCTGAGCGCATCCTGCAACTGCAGGAAAAGAACTTGCAAGCGGTGGTGCAGACGCCAG GTGGCAAAAAGCACCGCATCGCTTTCCGACGTCAGAGGATGCAGACGGATGAGCTCATCCCTCCACCTGTGACATCGAGGTATCCCGCGGCCCAGCCCGACGATCCGTACTTAGCAGATCTTCTACAACTGGCCGATAACAG GATTGTTGAGCTGCAGAATGAAGTCACAAAAGTCAAGTCAGAGTTAGACGAGTCCCATGAATGCATACAGGTCTTAAATAACCAA gttggtGACAGGGACCAGGAGATCGAGCGTCTGAACCGTGCGCTTCACGGAGGCCGACCGCACGATGTCGTCTCTTTGGAGACTCAGAAGGTCAACGACGAGAAACTGATCGCCCACCTCAACCATCAG ATTGAGTTTCTGCAAGAGAGCAACATGACACTTGAGCAGAAGGTGAAGGGACTGCAGGACAACTCCTCCAGCAAAGTGGCCGACCTCTCCTTGAAGAACTTTGAACTGTGCCAGGAGCTGACGCACATCGACGACCTGGCCAAGCGGATGGAGATGGATAAGGAGCGAGCCCTGGAAATGGCCGACGTGGAGTTGCGGGATCACAAA GAagtcataaaaaaacaacaggaaGCCATTGATGATTTGGAGAAGAAgcttaaaaaaataacagcg GAGCTTTCTGAACGGGACTGTGAAAAGGCCTCTCTTGAAGATCAGTTGATGGAGCTCCAAAGGCAGAAGGAGACATTGGAGGGAACGCTGGACTTCCTGGAGGCGGAGAGTGTCAGGCTACAAGACAAAATGGACAAGATGATGGCTGCTG ACAAAGACATGGTGCTGGAGTTGGAGGCCTTGCGAGCCAAACACGGCGTCTGCGGAAGGGAAGGCTCGCCGTCGCGCCTGGACGCCTTCGTCAAGAGTCTTGAGGAGGAACGGGACCGCTACCGCCAGGAAGCTGAACGCTGCAGACAAGTCAGCAGAGCCAGCAGCCCCATCCGTAGTCCGCTCCGGAGCAGGAGTCCAGTGGGCAAG GGAGGCGGGTCCGACATGCTGAAGGAGCGAGACTTCCTGAAGGCGGCTCTGCAGGATGTGGAGGAGCGCATGGAGGACATCCAGACAAATGTGAAAGCGCTCACTGCTGAGAGAGACCACTTTAAACTCATGTATTATCAG GCCCAAGAGGAGCTGCAGGACGCCTGTCAAAGGTCAAGCACGTCCGATGATGTCTTGAACCTCAAGGAGGAACTCCGGCTGGCAGAAAGTAAAATCCTGCAGGTTAAGGCGGAGAGAGACTTACTGATGGAGGAATTTAAG GTTGGCCAGACTTCTTCTCTCCCAAACGGACACGGGCAAGAAAAGCGGATTCTTGACATGCAGAATGGCATTCACATT CTGGAACAGGAGAACCTGGACCTGCGTTCGCAGCTCTTTGCGCTGAAGGAAAGCAAGCGGGACATGGAGCAGAAGCTGGATGTTCAGTCTAGCGCGCTGCTTCAGAGCACGGAGGAGGTGGCACAGCACAGGAAGACGGCTTCTGCTTTGAG GCTGCAGGAGGAGCAAATGCAGTTTTCACTCTCCGACCTCCAACACAAGCTGTCTATAAAGACCTCCGAGCTTCACGCTGCTCAGGAACAGATGGAAATTCAGAATGAAAACTTAG CAATGTTGCGTCAGCAGGTGTCCAAGTACAAGCAGGAGGCGGAACGCCTTCAGTTCTCCTTCTCTTCGCTGGATAAGGAGAAGGATGACCTGCAAGATGAGGTGGATCAAAAAGCAGAGAAGCTGGTTAGTCTTCAGGAGGAACTGGAAAACAAG gcaaaGACACTTGAGGATGTGAGACTCAGAGTCACCACGATGGAGAAATCTGTGGC TCAACTCCAGGGGGCGCTAAACAGCCGCGAGAGGGAGATCGCCCGTCTGAAGAAACAGTTGGACGAAACCCAAATGGTGCTGGGGGGAGTACAGAAAACCAACGAGCTCACAGCCAAGGAAAATAAAAGGCTTCGGGAGGACCTGACTATTATGACCAGAGAGAACCAA ACCGTCCACGAGGAGATGGATGCGACTTTACGTGAGCGCGATGAGCTGAAGCTGCGAGTGCACTCTTACATAAGCGCCGTAGCCAGGGTTGAGAAGCAGTTGAAGGCAAAG GATCAGGAGAAACTGGACCTTCTGGACCGCTACCGTACGGCTCACTTGGACGTGGAGGAGCGGAAGCACAGGCTGCAGCAGATTGAGGCGATCACCAACTCCATCCGCCTGGAGCTCCTCTCCTCAGAGGCAGAACGCCAGCACCTGCACGGAATTGTCAGCCACAAGGAGCTGGAGATCCAGCAG TATGTCCAAGCCCTGGAGGCGTACGAGTCCAAAGTGTCGACGCTGGCCCAAACCATGGCCCGACTGGAGGAGGAGCTGCACAAAGCCCAAGAGGAGAAAGCGGGCCTCACGTCTGACTTGGCCTCTGTCCGGGAACTCTGCGTCAAGCTGGACACCGACAAGGAGCTGACCGCGCGAAGTTTGACGACCAAGAGCATGGAGCTCGAGAGG GTGAACGAAGAGCTGGAGGACGTGCGCTCCGAAGCGGAGCTGCTGAAAAAGCAGCTGGCCAGCGAGCGACTGGCGACGCAAAGTGTGGAGAAGCTGCTGTCCACCAACCGCCAAAAGGAGATACAGACCCACCTGACGGCCAGTGAGAAGGAATCCGAGCTCAAGGTTCTGCGCGACAGGCTCACCTTGGCTGACAAGAAGAA CGTTGAGCACGCGAGAGAGGTGTCCAACCTCCGCACTAAAGTCTCTCAGCTGCAGACGGAGATGGACGTCCTCAACAGACAGCTGACATCAGAACGCTTTGAACG CGAGAGGGCGATACAGGAAATGCGTCGGCAAGGTCTGTCCATCTCGCCTCTGAGGAGCGCATCGTCCCTCAACGTCTCAACGGGCTCGCAGCGCACGTCCATCAACAGCTCCACTCCACAGTCAGATAATTAA